A section of the Paenibacillus aurantius genome encodes:
- the secA gene encoding preprotein translocase subunit SecA has translation MLGIVKKIFGDSNERDIKRMMKTVERINAMEADFEPLTDEQLRAKTDEYKERLEKGETLEDLLPEAFATVREAAKRTLGMRHFDVQLIGGMVLHEGKIAEMKTGEGKTLVGTLPVYLNALSGKGVHLVTVNDYLATVGWEMMGKVYNFLGLTVGLNLNSMDHAQKQQAYACDITYGTNNEFGFDYLRDNMVLYKEQMVQRPLHYAIVDEVDSILVDEARTPLIISGQAAKSTELYTTADRFVNKLKDEEDYTIDIKLRSVNLTEAGVAKAEKAFGIENLFDHANVLLNHHITQALKAHAIMRRDIDYVVQEDEVVIVDEFTGRLMTGRRYSDGLHQAIEAKEGLTVQNESMTLATITFQNYFRMYRKLAGMTGTAKTEEEEFKKIYGLDVVVVPTNRPNIRKDMPDVVYKSEGSKFRATVEEIVKRHQVNQPVLVGTVSIENSEKLSDMLKKKGIKHQVLNAKYHAEEAEIVSRAGQPGAVTIATNMAGRGTDILLGEGVPELGGLHIIGTERHESRRIDNQLRGRAGRQGDPGSSQFYLSLEDDLMKRFGAENIMGMMDRLGFEEDQPIESRLITRAVESAQKRVEGNNFDVRKVVLQYDDVMNQQRNIIYKQRMEVLESGDIREIVLNMINPVVERAVEAHCPDDQIPEEWELEELAAYANNTFLEEGALTKDTLWGKEKEEITEYIQAQILEKYEAREEQIGPENMREFEKVVVLRAVDSKWMDHIDAMDQLRQGIHLRAYGGTDPLREYQFEGFEMFQEMINSIQEEVATYIMKAQVEVNLERQAVAEGQAVDPSGEPAEKRPVKREDTVGRNDLCPCGSGKKFKQCHGK, from the coding sequence ATGCTGGGAATCGTCAAAAAGATATTCGGTGACTCGAACGAGCGCGATATCAAACGAATGATGAAAACGGTAGAGCGGATCAACGCGATGGAGGCTGATTTCGAGCCTTTGACGGACGAGCAGTTGAGAGCCAAAACCGATGAATACAAAGAACGCCTGGAGAAGGGCGAAACGCTGGAGGACCTGCTGCCGGAGGCTTTTGCCACGGTAAGGGAAGCGGCCAAGCGGACGCTCGGGATGCGCCACTTCGATGTGCAGCTGATCGGGGGTATGGTGCTTCACGAAGGAAAAATCGCGGAGATGAAAACCGGGGAAGGAAAAACGCTCGTCGGAACGCTTCCCGTGTACCTGAATGCCCTCTCGGGCAAGGGCGTCCACCTGGTTACCGTCAACGACTACTTGGCCACCGTCGGCTGGGAGATGATGGGGAAGGTTTACAACTTCCTCGGGCTTACGGTCGGGCTGAACTTGAACAGCATGGACCATGCCCAGAAGCAGCAGGCTTATGCCTGCGATATCACGTACGGAACGAACAACGAGTTCGGGTTCGATTACCTGCGCGACAACATGGTGCTGTACAAGGAACAAATGGTGCAGCGTCCGCTTCACTATGCCATTGTCGATGAAGTGGACTCCATTCTGGTGGACGAGGCGCGGACTCCGCTCATCATTTCGGGACAAGCCGCCAAGTCGACGGAGCTTTACACGACGGCGGATCGTTTTGTGAACAAGCTGAAGGACGAAGAGGACTACACGATTGACATCAAGCTCCGTTCGGTTAACCTGACGGAAGCCGGGGTAGCCAAGGCGGAGAAGGCTTTCGGGATCGAGAACCTGTTTGATCACGCCAATGTGCTCCTGAACCACCATATTACCCAAGCGCTGAAAGCTCATGCGATCATGCGGCGGGACATCGATTACGTCGTCCAGGAGGACGAAGTGGTGATCGTGGACGAGTTCACCGGGCGTCTGATGACGGGACGCCGGTACAGCGACGGGCTGCATCAGGCGATCGAGGCGAAGGAAGGCCTCACGGTGCAAAACGAGAGCATGACGCTTGCGACGATCACCTTCCAGAACTACTTCCGGATGTACCGCAAGCTGGCCGGGATGACCGGTACGGCGAAGACCGAGGAAGAGGAGTTCAAGAAGATTTACGGGCTCGACGTCGTCGTGGTGCCGACGAACCGGCCGAACATCCGCAAGGACATGCCGGATGTCGTCTATAAATCCGAGGGCAGCAAGTTCCGCGCCACCGTCGAAGAGATCGTGAAGCGGCACCAGGTGAATCAGCCGGTGCTGGTCGGTACGGTGTCGATCGAGAACTCGGAGAAGCTGTCGGATATGCTGAAGAAGAAAGGCATCAAGCACCAGGTGCTGAACGCGAAGTATCACGCCGAGGAAGCGGAGATCGTCTCCCGCGCCGGACAGCCGGGAGCCGTTACCATCGCCACCAACATGGCGGGACGCGGAACGGATATTTTGCTGGGCGAAGGGGTTCCGGAGCTCGGAGGCCTGCATATTATAGGTACGGAGCGGCATGAAAGCCGCCGGATCGATAACCAGCTGCGCGGCCGCGCCGGACGTCAGGGGGACCCGGGGTCTTCCCAGTTCTACCTCTCGCTCGAGGATGATCTCATGAAGCGCTTCGGCGCCGAGAACATCATGGGCATGATGGATCGTCTGGGCTTCGAGGAGGACCAGCCGATCGAGAGCCGCCTCATTACCCGTGCGGTGGAATCCGCCCAGAAGCGGGTGGAGGGCAACAACTTCGACGTGCGGAAGGTCGTTCTCCAGTACGACGACGTCATGAACCAGCAGCGGAACATCATCTACAAGCAGCGGATGGAAGTGCTCGAATCGGGAGACATCCGCGAGATCGTCCTCAACATGATCAACCCGGTGGTCGAGCGTGCGGTGGAAGCCCACTGCCCGGACGACCAAATCCCGGAAGAGTGGGAGCTCGAAGAGCTGGCCGCCTACGCGAACAATACGTTCCTGGAGGAAGGCGCGCTGACGAAGGATACCCTCTGGGGCAAAGAGAAGGAAGAGATCACAGAGTACATCCAGGCCCAGATTCTCGAGAAGTATGAAGCCCGCGAAGAGCAGATCGGACCGGAGAACATGCGCGAGTTCGAGAAGGTGGTCGTACTCCGCGCCGTGGACAGCAAGTGGATGGACCACATCGATGCGATGGATCAGCTCCGCCAGGGGATTCACCTTCGGGCCTACGGCGGTACCGATCCGCTGAGGGAATACCAGTTCGAAGGCTTCGAGATGTTCCAGGAGATGATCAACAGCATCCAGGAGGAAGTCGCCACTTACATCATGAAGGCGCAGGTGGAAGTGAACCTGGAGCGCCAAGCGGTAGCGGAAGGACAGGCCGTCGATCCAAGCGGCGAGCCGGCGGAGAAGCGTCCGGTGAAGCGTGAGGATACGGTGGGCCGCAACGACCTGTGCCCATGCGGAAGCGGCAAGAAGTTCAAGCAGTGCCACGGCAAGTAA
- the argJ gene encoding bifunctional glutamate N-acetyltransferase/amino-acid acetyltransferase ArgJ — protein MGAGFQVVEAGGVTTPKGFTAGGLHCGLKKTERYDLGAIWCEVPAAAAGVYTLNAFQAAPLKVTRESIGQEGKLQAMLVNSGNANACTGQQGEDDAREMRSAMARALGIEEYLVGVTSTGVIGELLPMEKVRSGIAALPERLKVDGSEDFCQAILTTDLVQKMICVSVEVGGQPVYIAGAAKGSGMIHPNMATMLGFITTDANVAGSDLQALLNGVTDSTFNMITVDGDTSTNDMVVAMASGLAAGGEALAPGHPDWAAFEEGFRHVGEYLAKAIARDGEGATKLVEVNVDGAQSDKAARAIAKTVVGSSLVKSACFGADANWGRIIAAVGRAGEPVNVDTVDIRLGDISVLEQSRPVKFDEDAALEYLRGDLVQIYVSLNMGEARATAWGCDLTYDYVRINAAYRT, from the coding sequence ATGGGAGCTGGATTTCAAGTGGTGGAAGCCGGCGGCGTCACGACGCCAAAAGGCTTCACGGCAGGAGGCCTTCACTGCGGCCTTAAGAAAACAGAGCGCTACGACCTCGGCGCCATCTGGTGCGAGGTGCCGGCCGCGGCGGCTGGCGTGTATACGCTGAATGCGTTCCAGGCGGCGCCCCTTAAGGTGACGCGGGAGAGCATCGGGCAGGAAGGCAAGCTGCAGGCGATGCTCGTGAACAGCGGCAACGCCAACGCGTGCACGGGCCAGCAGGGCGAGGACGACGCGCGGGAGATGCGTTCGGCGATGGCCCGGGCGCTCGGGATCGAGGAGTACCTGGTCGGGGTGACCTCGACCGGCGTCATCGGCGAGCTGCTGCCGATGGAGAAGGTGCGAAGCGGCATCGCCGCCCTTCCGGAACGGCTGAAGGTGGACGGAAGCGAGGACTTCTGCCAGGCGATCCTGACGACCGACCTCGTGCAGAAGATGATCTGCGTCAGCGTGGAGGTAGGCGGGCAGCCCGTTTACATAGCCGGTGCGGCCAAAGGCTCCGGGATGATTCATCCGAACATGGCGACCATGCTCGGATTCATCACTACGGACGCCAACGTAGCGGGCAGCGATCTGCAGGCGCTTTTGAACGGCGTGACCGATTCCACCTTCAACATGATCACCGTGGACGGCGACACGAGCACGAACGACATGGTCGTCGCCATGGCAAGCGGGCTCGCAGCGGGCGGGGAAGCCCTGGCCCCGGGCCACCCGGACTGGGCGGCGTTCGAGGAAGGCTTCCGGCACGTGGGCGAGTATCTCGCGAAGGCGATCGCCCGTGACGGCGAAGGAGCGACGAAGCTGGTCGAGGTGAACGTGGACGGTGCACAGTCCGATAAGGCTGCCCGGGCCATTGCCAAAACGGTGGTCGGCTCCTCCCTGGTGAAGTCCGCCTGCTTCGGAGCCGACGCCAATTGGGGACGGATCATTGCCGCCGTCGGCCGGGCGGGCGAGCCCGTGAATGTGGACACCGTGGATATCCGGCTCGGCGATATATCCGTTCTGGAGCAGTCGCGGCCGGTGAAGTTCGATGAGGACGCGGCGCTCGAGTACCTGCGCGGCGACCTCGTGCAGATCTACGTCAGCTTGAACATGGGGGAAGCGCGCGCTACTGCTTGGGGCTGCGACCTGACCTATGATTATGTCCGCATCAACGCGGCCTACCGGACGTAA
- the prfB gene encoding peptide chain release factor 2 (programmed frameshift) — protein sequence MEPEIKQDLREVAGRLNELRGSLDLDLKLEQIADYEEKMSVPDFWDDNDYAQKIIGELNAIKSVVSDYEELSKNYEDLEVMLELAEEEEDDSLVEELVNGTAELVKKLEAYELTLLLSQPYDRLNAILELHPGAGGTESQDWAEMLLRMYRRWAEKRGFKVEVLDYLPGDEAGVKSVTLLIKGHNAYGYLKTEKGVHRLVRISPFDASGRRHTSFVSCDVVPEIEEDADIEIRPEDLKVDTYRSSGAGGQHINTTDSAVRITHLPTGIVVTCQTERSQIKNRERAMTHLRSKLYEKKIEEQEKHLAEIRGEQSDIAWGSQIRSYVFHPYSMVKDHRTLTETGNVGAVMDGEIDFLIDAYLRHQIHREPGETE from the exons ATGGAACCGGAAATTAAGCAGGACCTAAGAGAAGTAGCAGGGCGATTAAATGAACTTAGGGGGTCTCTT GACTTAGACCTCAAGCTGGAACAAATCGCGGATTACGAAGAGAAGATGTCGGTTCCCGACTTCTGGGACGATAACGATTACGCCCAGAAGATCATCGGTGAGCTGAATGCGATCAAGAGCGTCGTCTCCGACTACGAGGAACTGTCGAAGAACTACGAGGACCTCGAAGTGATGCTGGAGCTGGCCGAAGAGGAAGAAGACGACAGCCTGGTCGAGGAGTTGGTCAACGGAACAGCCGAGCTCGTCAAGAAGCTCGAGGCGTATGAGCTGACGCTGCTGCTAAGCCAACCGTACGACCGGCTGAACGCGATTCTCGAGCTTCATCCGGGTGCGGGCGGCACGGAGTCGCAGGACTGGGCCGAGATGCTGCTTCGGATGTACCGCCGCTGGGCGGAGAAGCGGGGCTTCAAGGTCGAGGTGCTCGATTACCTGCCGGGCGACGAGGCCGGCGTGAAGAGCGTGACGCTTCTCATCAAGGGGCATAACGCCTACGGCTACCTGAAGACGGAGAAAGGCGTGCACCGGCTGGTGCGCATCTCGCCCTTTGACGCGTCGGGCCGCCGCCATACGTCTTTCGTCTCCTGCGACGTCGTGCCGGAGATCGAGGAAGACGCGGATATCGAGATCCGGCCGGAGGACCTCAAGGTCGACACCTACCGGTCCTCGGGAGCAGGCGGCCAGCACATCAACACGACGGACTCGGCCGTGCGGATCACGCACCTTCCGACCGGAATTGTGGTGACGTGCCAGACCGAGCGCTCGCAGATCAAGAACCGCGAGCGGGCGATGACCCACCTGCGCTCGAAGCTGTACGAGAAGAAGATCGAGGAGCAGGAGAAGCACCTGGCCGAGATCCGCGGCGAGCAGTCCGACATTGCGTGGGGCAGCCAGATCCGCTCGTACGTGTTCCATCCGTACAGCATGGTGAAAGACCACCGGACGCTGACGGAGACCGGGAACGTCGGCGCGGTGATGGACGGGGAGATCGATTTCCTGATCGATGCGTACCTGCGCCATCAGATCCACCGCGAGCCGGGAGAAACGGAGTAA
- a CDS encoding acetylornithine transaminase produces MGEQQSALFPTYARYPITIVKGEGSRLWDDNGKEYLDFMSGLAVTSLGHAPKAIKEKLIEQLDQLWHVSNLFHIPNQEKLAALLTANSCLDRAFFCSTGAEANEAAIKIARRYNQKVLGRDRHEIITFHQSFHGRTLATLTATGQDKVKEGFLPLPQGFVYAPYNVIEGLESYIGDKTCAIMLEMIQAEGGVITADPAFVQEVVRLCQKYDLLLIVDEIQTGMGRTGKLFAYEHYGIEPDIITLAKALGSGFPIGAMLGKEKLAEAFSAGSHGSTFGGTPIATATAIATVETIVGEKLSERAAEKGEYLFAKLTEALKGNDFVKEIRGKGLIVGILCAGPVAEQIADIHRNGLLVVSAGPDVIRLLPNLLVSEDEIDRAVETISRVLAAKAQTAV; encoded by the coding sequence ATGGGAGAGCAGCAAAGCGCCTTGTTCCCGACCTATGCCCGGTACCCCATTACGATCGTGAAAGGGGAAGGCAGCCGGCTGTGGGATGACAACGGCAAGGAATATTTGGACTTCATGAGCGGCTTGGCGGTGACGAGCCTGGGCCATGCCCCGAAGGCCATCAAGGAGAAGCTCATCGAGCAGCTGGACCAGCTGTGGCACGTGAGCAATCTGTTTCATATTCCGAATCAGGAAAAGCTGGCGGCTCTCTTGACCGCGAACAGCTGCCTGGACCGGGCGTTCTTCTGCAGCACGGGCGCGGAGGCCAACGAGGCCGCCATTAAAATCGCCCGCCGCTACAACCAGAAAGTGCTCGGCCGTGACCGCCATGAAATCATTACGTTCCACCAGTCGTTCCATGGGCGGACGCTCGCTACTCTAACGGCCACCGGGCAGGATAAGGTGAAGGAAGGCTTCCTTCCGCTGCCTCAAGGGTTCGTGTATGCTCCTTATAACGTTATCGAAGGCTTGGAGTCGTATATCGGCGACAAAACCTGCGCCATCATGCTGGAGATGATTCAGGCCGAGGGCGGCGTCATTACGGCCGACCCGGCTTTCGTTCAGGAAGTGGTGCGCCTGTGCCAGAAATACGACCTGCTTCTGATCGTTGATGAGATCCAGACGGGCATGGGCCGCACCGGCAAGCTGTTTGCCTATGAGCATTACGGTATCGAGCCGGATATCATCACCTTGGCTAAAGCGCTCGGCAGCGGGTTCCCGATCGGTGCCATGCTGGGCAAGGAGAAGCTGGCGGAAGCCTTCTCGGCGGGAAGCCACGGCTCGACGTTCGGGGGAACCCCGATTGCGACGGCAACGGCAATCGCCACCGTGGAGACGATTGTGGGCGAAAAGCTCTCCGAGCGTGCCGCGGAGAAGGGCGAGTACCTTTTCGCGAAGCTGACGGAAGCGCTGAAGGGCAACGATTTCGTGAAGGAAATCCGCGGCAAGGGCCTGATCGTGGGCATTCTATGTGCGGGTCCGGTTGCCGAGCAGATTGCGGACATTCACCGGAACGGCCTGCTCGTCGTTTCCGCTGGGCCGGATGTGATCCGTCTTCTTCCGAATCTACTCGTGAGCGAGGACGAAATCGACCGGGCGGTCGAAACGATCAGCCGGGTGCTGGCCGCCAAAGCTCAGACAGCCGTCTAG
- the argC gene encoding N-acetyl-gamma-glutamyl-phosphate reductase — protein sequence MTQPIRAAIVGSTGYGGVELIRLLLQHPHVDITSVISSSTPGVPIANGFPHLNEIVTDTLDAVDVPLIRSKADVVFLATPAGVAANLAPQLLEAGLKVIDISGDFRLKSGEVYEKWYKHKPAADEYLAKAVYGLAEVYGEEVKGVDFISNPGCYPTATLLGLVPAVKAGWIDPATIIIDAKSGVSGAGRGLSLTNHFAEINENFLAYKVNKHQHIPEIEQVLSREAGQEVITTFTTHLVPMTRGIQSTIYATVKGKRSDEDFLELYREFYKGRPFVRIRPKGKVPGTKEVWGSNYCDIGFSVDDRTGRVTIVSVIDNVVKGAAGQAVQNLNLMMGWDEATGLAFTPVYP from the coding sequence ATGACTCAACCCATTCGCGCGGCTATCGTCGGCTCCACCGGTTACGGCGGGGTCGAGCTGATCCGGCTTTTGCTGCAGCATCCCCATGTGGACATTACCTCGGTTATCTCGTCTTCGACGCCGGGGGTGCCGATTGCGAACGGTTTTCCGCATTTGAACGAAATTGTGACCGACACGCTGGACGCGGTAGACGTTCCGCTTATCCGTAGCAAAGCGGATGTCGTCTTCCTGGCGACCCCGGCAGGAGTGGCCGCCAACCTGGCTCCGCAGCTGCTGGAAGCCGGGCTGAAGGTCATCGATATTTCGGGTGACTTCCGTCTGAAGTCCGGGGAAGTGTATGAGAAATGGTATAAACACAAGCCGGCCGCCGATGAATATTTAGCCAAGGCGGTGTATGGACTGGCGGAGGTCTATGGGGAAGAGGTAAAGGGAGTGGACTTCATCTCCAACCCGGGCTGTTACCCGACGGCTACCCTGCTCGGGCTCGTGCCTGCCGTGAAGGCGGGCTGGATTGACCCGGCGACCATTATCATTGATGCGAAGTCCGGAGTATCCGGAGCAGGACGCGGGCTCAGCTTGACCAATCATTTTGCGGAAATCAATGAGAATTTCCTGGCGTACAAAGTGAACAAGCACCAGCATATCCCGGAGATCGAGCAGGTGCTGAGCCGGGAAGCCGGGCAGGAAGTCATCACGACGTTCACAACGCATCTCGTTCCGATGACCCGCGGCATTCAGAGCACGATCTATGCCACGGTCAAGGGGAAGCGTTCCGATGAGGATTTCCTCGAGCTCTACCGGGAGTTCTACAAAGGACGCCCCTTTGTGCGGATCCGTCCGAAAGGCAAGGTTCCAGGCACAAAGGAAGTCTGGGGCTCGAACTACTGCGATATCGGCTTCTCCGTGGATGACCGGACTGGCCGCGTGACGATCGTGTCGGTCATCGACAATGTGGTGAAGGGAGCGGCCGGGCAGGCTGTTCAGAACCTGAACCTGATGATGGGCTGGGACGAAGCGACGGGGCTTGCGTTCACCCCGGTTTACCCTTAA
- a CDS encoding argininosuccinate synthase, whose product MARNKIVLAYSGGLDTSVILTWLKETYDADIITFTADIGQKDELDGLEEKALKTGATKAYIDDLQEEFARDFIYPMFQAGALYEGQYLLGTSIARPLIAKRMVEIARAEGAFAIAHGATGKGNDQVRFELTAAALAPELEVIAPWRLEEFREEFPGRAEMIAYAEKHGIPVTASAAKPYSTDRNLLHISFESGMLEDPWFDPSADSNKDMYVLSVAPEDAPDQPEYLELDFEQGNCVGLNGKRMEPLQVMDALNEIGGKHGIGRVDMVENRFVGMKSRGVYETPGGTILFTAHRKMESLTMDREVMTLRDSLITRYSNLVYNGFWFAPERLALQALVTESQKNVTGTVRVKLYKGNVIGAGVKSPFSLYNPNIATMEADPTQAYNQGDAAGFIRLNALRLKVASGVEQNAQVKIMP is encoded by the coding sequence ATGGCAAGAAACAAAATCGTCCTCGCCTACTCGGGAGGCTTGGATACGTCCGTCATTCTGACGTGGCTGAAGGAAACGTATGACGCGGATATCATCACCTTTACGGCGGATATCGGTCAGAAGGACGAGCTGGACGGCCTGGAGGAGAAAGCGTTGAAAACCGGCGCGACCAAGGCTTACATCGATGATCTTCAAGAGGAGTTCGCGCGCGATTTCATCTACCCGATGTTCCAGGCGGGCGCCCTGTACGAGGGCCAGTACCTGCTCGGCACGAGCATAGCCCGTCCGCTGATCGCGAAGCGCATGGTCGAGATCGCCCGTGCGGAAGGCGCGTTCGCCATCGCTCACGGCGCTACGGGCAAGGGCAACGACCAGGTGCGCTTCGAGCTGACTGCGGCGGCGCTCGCTCCCGAGCTCGAAGTGATCGCCCCGTGGCGTCTTGAGGAGTTCCGCGAGGAGTTCCCGGGCCGCGCCGAGATGATCGCCTACGCCGAGAAGCACGGCATCCCGGTCACGGCCTCCGCGGCGAAGCCGTACTCCACGGACCGCAACCTGCTGCACATCTCCTTCGAGAGCGGCATGCTCGAGGATCCTTGGTTCGACCCGAGTGCGGACTCGAACAAGGACATGTACGTACTGAGCGTGGCGCCGGAGGATGCGCCGGACCAGCCGGAGTACCTCGAGCTCGATTTCGAGCAGGGCAACTGCGTCGGCCTGAACGGCAAGCGCATGGAACCGCTGCAGGTGATGGACGCGTTGAACGAGATCGGCGGCAAGCACGGCATCGGCCGGGTGGACATGGTGGAGAACCGGTTCGTCGGCATGAAGAGCCGGGGCGTGTACGAGACCCCGGGAGGCACGATTCTCTTCACCGCCCACCGCAAGATGGAGTCGCTCACCATGGACCGCGAGGTCATGACGCTGCGCGATTCCCTGATCACGCGCTACAGCAACCTGGTGTACAATGGCTTCTGGTTCGCTCCGGAGCGCCTCGCCCTGCAGGCCCTCGTCACCGAAAGCCAGAAGAACGTCACCGGAACGGTTCGTGTGAAGCTGTACAAAGGTAACGTCATCGGCGCCGGCGTGAAGAGCCCGTTCTCGCTCTACAACCCGAACATCGCGACGATGGAAGCCGACCCGACCCAGGCGTACAACCAGGGCGACGCCGCAGGCTTTATCCGCCTGAACGCGCTTCGTCTGAAGGTGGCGTCCGGGGTGGAGCAGAACGCCCAAGTGAAGATCATGCCGTAA
- the argB gene encoding acetylglutamate kinase yields MSDNCFVIKCGGSTLAALPDSFYTDMRSLQEEGLIPVIVHGGGPAISDTLNKLGIETEFVGGLRKTNEAVLDVVEMVLAGRINKEIVRKIQLSGAKAIGLSGVDGHLIQARPVANAHEVGLVGDVTDVNAALIQGIVAMGYMPVIAPIGLGADGGQRYNINADTAAGAVASRLGVERMIVVTDVPGIMRTVDGVKKVLPSVTVYDIEEMIGSGEIYGGMIPKVRAAVQCIQGDVKEVVIVDGSVPEVLSQVLKGGEIGTRIIR; encoded by the coding sequence ATGAGCGATAATTGTTTTGTCATCAAATGCGGCGGGAGCACCCTGGCGGCTCTGCCGGATTCTTTTTATACGGATATGCGAAGCTTGCAGGAAGAAGGCCTTATCCCGGTCATCGTGCACGGGGGCGGGCCGGCGATCTCGGATACGCTGAACAAGCTCGGAATCGAGACGGAATTCGTTGGCGGTCTTCGCAAAACGAACGAAGCCGTGCTGGATGTGGTGGAGATGGTGCTGGCGGGCCGGATCAACAAGGAGATCGTGCGCAAAATTCAGCTTTCCGGAGCAAAAGCGATCGGGCTGTCCGGCGTAGACGGCCACCTCATCCAAGCCCGGCCCGTGGCGAATGCCCACGAGGTCGGGCTGGTCGGCGACGTGACGGACGTGAATGCGGCGCTGATCCAAGGGATCGTGGCCATGGGCTACATGCCGGTCATCGCCCCTATCGGGCTTGGGGCCGACGGCGGACAGAGGTACAACATTAATGCGGATACGGCGGCGGGAGCGGTAGCTTCTCGGCTCGGCGTCGAGCGGATGATTGTCGTTACGGACGTGCCGGGCATCATGAGAACAGTAGATGGCGTCAAAAAAGTATTACCAAGTGTTACGGTGTATGACATTGAAGAAATGATCGGCTCCGGTGAAATTTACGGAGGCATGATCCCGAAGGTCCGGGCGGCGGTCCAATGCATCCAGGGGGATGTAAAGGAAGTCGTTATTGTGGACGGCTCTGTTCCCGAAGTGCTGAGCCAGGTCCTCAAGGGCGGGGAGATCGGTACTCGTATCATCCGCTGA
- the argF gene encoding ornithine carbamoyltransferase, with product MESVKPSLDLDLKGRDFIGLTDYSPEEIRYLIDLAIDLKKKQKNGEVYQPLKGKTLGMIFEKSSTRTRVSFEVGMYQLGGHALFLSRNDLQIGRGEPISDTAQVLSRYLDGIMIRTFAHRTVIDLARSSTVPVINGLTDYSHPCQALADYQTVLEHKGRLEGLKIAFVGDGNNMVHSLMIGAAKLGMHMAVASPQGYFPSNDVIKSAKEYSAQTGGSFTLTEDAKEAVADADVIYTDVWASMGQEEEQKIREKAFASFQVNEELAAYAKKDYLFLHCLPAHRGEEVSEGVIDGPNSIIFDQAENRLHAQKAIMAALM from the coding sequence ATGGAAAGCGTAAAGCCATCACTTGATCTGGACTTGAAGGGCCGGGATTTTATCGGCCTGACCGATTACAGCCCGGAAGAAATCCGTTACTTGATCGATCTTGCGATCGATTTGAAGAAGAAGCAGAAGAACGGGGAGGTTTACCAGCCCCTTAAAGGAAAAACGCTCGGGATGATCTTCGAGAAGTCGTCGACCCGGACGCGCGTGTCGTTCGAGGTGGGGATGTACCAGCTCGGCGGCCACGCCTTGTTCCTGAGCCGCAACGACCTGCAGATCGGCCGCGGGGAGCCCATCTCGGATACAGCCCAGGTGCTGTCGAGGTACCTCGACGGAATCATGATCCGCACCTTCGCGCACCGCACCGTGATCGACCTCGCCCGCAGCTCCACCGTGCCGGTCATCAACGGGCTGACGGATTATTCCCATCCGTGCCAGGCACTCGCCGACTATCAGACGGTGCTCGAGCACAAAGGCCGCCTCGAAGGGCTCAAAATCGCCTTCGTGGGCGACGGCAACAACATGGTTCACTCCTTGATGATCGGAGCGGCCAAGCTCGGCATGCACATGGCGGTCGCTTCGCCGCAAGGGTATTTCCCGAGCAACGATGTCATCAAATCGGCCAAGGAGTACTCGGCGCAAACCGGAGGCTCATTTACGCTAACGGAGGACGCGAAGGAAGCGGTGGCCGATGCCGACGTGATCTACACGGACGTATGGGCCAGCATGGGGCAGGAGGAGGAGCAGAAGATCCGGGAGAAGGCTTTTGCCTCTTTCCAGGTGAACGAAGAGCTCGCCGCCTATGCGAAGAAGGATTACCTGTTCCTGCACTGCCTGCCCGCCCACCGCGGAGAGGAAGTGAGCGAGGGCGTCATCGACGGCCCGAACTCCATTATTTTTGACCAGGCCGAGAACCGTCTGCATGCCCAGAAGGCCATCATGGCGGCTTTGATGTAA